TCTCACCTTGTTGTTTGGGGGAATGACAGCGAGGCCCTCGGAGAGCATCACACACATTCCTTCCCCtcaccctcctccctcccctcttgaTTGCCGCCCTTTTCTACTTGGATGTGTACGTtgtttaatgtccacagtgcaCGTAGACAATGCCCcacttgacctttgaccccagtGAGGAAAAGGCATGCTTAAACTGATGTTGCGATCCTCCACTGCCATTGTCTGCAGGGCAGGGGATCCTATGTGGCTCTAGActaaaaggggggggggggttggtcAGTCCCTACATCTGCACACCAATTTGTTtgtcacacacagaaacatagccCACCCAGGGAAGATGCCGCACTTTCCACTTGTCTGTTGACCGTGTCTTCACCCTGCAAACTGTCACTCACCCTGCTCGTCCCTTTAACACCAGAGAGGAAAACTAATGAGGCTATAAGCTCCTGACCACTTGTTTATATTGATCAATAGCAGGTTAAGGTGTACCTTTAACAAAAAACAGCCAACAGCTTATACTTTCAGACATTTTTAGATGTCTGGCAAAAGACAAATACTTTCCACCCCTATAAACCAGCACCTATaaaggtctgtttttttttttttgtttttttttacactttttgtacaaattaaacacGAGGTGTGAATTGGTGAACTTTAGAGCTGCTAGTAGGTggattttgtcacctttggacagagccaggctagaaGTTTAGCCTgattccagtctttgtgctaagctaactggctgctggatGTAGCTTCATCTTGAACGGATAGAGATGAGACTGATGCATGAGTCTCTTttgatgtgtcttttttttgctATGCTTGAAGCCAAATTTTGAGCAGGACAATTCAAAACTAAACCGATTGAGCACTTAGATAATTTAAAGGTACAATCCACTAAATACTCTGACTAATTTGACCTTATAGAAGTTGTTAATAACTTGATTAATAAATACCTAGTCTGCAATTCACCAAGAACAAGCACCACAACTAATAGTAGTATTAGCAGTAATAAACTGAAGTGAAATGACCCCAAAAAAGTACAAGACTTAGTAAATTCAACACTCTAACAACAAGATTTTAAGTTCAAGACCATTTAATTTGCCTGTTACTCTACACATCTTACAGTTCACACAGTTTTATAATAATTCATTTGGTTAAACATTTGACTGTGTAAAAATACATTATCAATTTATTGTGTCTGCTGGTATAAGGTTTGATGCAGGAGAGCAAAGAGATGACACTGAATTATCCATTCATCTTACTGACAGTcagtataatatattattttcagATTCCAGTAaataatgcaaaacaaaatataagAGGCTAAAATGTGCTACTAATATTTTAAACAACAGTATAGCCTAAAAAAAAGAGTTCaccaaaaaaagacaatgaacatCCAGAAGTATGACTCATGTCGTCTGGAAGTTGTAACGGAACAAAGCGgacaataaaaaatgaaataacttATTTATAGAACATAAATTATTATTTCCAAATATTTACACATGGTACCTTTGAACATCAGTGCATCACAGACAAAATTATGTATCTCCTCaacgaaaaaaaaaactggtgagAAACCCTGTGCTGGCTTTTTGTGGAAATGTACCGATGGTGGTTCaatctgaaaaataaaaggACTTCACATTCTCTCCAGCACTCGAGGACGTTCCCTGAGTCGTAGGCCATGTGAAGTGCTGAAAATCTGCTTTTTTTGAGTCATGGCAGAGAAGTCACTCAAGACATCCATTataggaaaaaaatgtttacctgAAGTTTATTATTTAGTTTCTAAAGTAGTAGAAGACAAAACAGGCCACAAATATGTAATCAATGtcttaaattaataaaaagttTGACTATTATTGATGATTAGAACCTTGTAATTAATTTGGACATAAAGTTATTAAGAATGATTACATGACACCCCAAAAACCGAcctatggtttggaggacttgttggattACATTGTTGGACTGCCAGACTTCTTTGACGATAGGGAGACTGTTTTTAATACAGGACGTTTAGTCTAATCTAACATCACATATATTAATGTTCATATTCATGTAACTTTTTATAATACTAACTGTCCATTAAAGTTTAACATAGTGCTCGTGTCCCATGGGCCAAACAGTGGTTGGTAAAAAGGATaaaatcattttgtgtttttgcactGACAATATTTTTATAAGAGTATGCAATTATTTTACTTAAGTGGGGGATATTAAATGTGACTCTCACTCTTAAAGGAGTGGTTCAACGTGTTTGGAAAGGATTTGCTTTCTTTagagagttggatgagaagatcgataccattCTTAGACAGGAacgtggtatcaatcttctcatctaactctccgcaagaaagcaaataaatgtatgttgacctatttttttttttaaatgtttcttgaTTTGATAAGTTTATCTTATCATATAACCATGAATATGCAGTCGCTGTAGTGTTGAAGTGGGCAGaacatacagaaaaacaaatgtttgagGTATTAAACATGACCTTGTTGGGTGTATGGTTCGGAAATGCATCACTAAATATTTTTTGCCAAACAAATCAAGCAAGTTTTCCATATTTCAGGTGCAGCCTCGCCACCACACAGACTGTGATGCTGTTTGATTCCCACTAACCAGAGAGCCTGACCGACATAAGGCGGTCAAAGTGAAGCCAGATCTACTACCTACAGCCACAAGACTCAACCACCATGTCCTCGTACTGTTTGTAGACCACATTGTTTCCTGAGTCGATGTAGAGGATGCTGATGGGGCTGAGTTTGGAAGGGGCGCAGCAGCTGGGCGGCATGTTGCTGGGGTTCATTGAATTCATCAGAGTCTGGATGATGGCGTGGTTGGTGGGCTCCAGGTGGGAGCGCAGGGGGAAGTCACACACCCCCTCACAGTGGTACGCTTCATAATCCAGTGGGGCGATGATCCAGTCGTCCCAGCCCAGGTCTCTGAAATTGACGTGCAGCGGCTTCTTGCTGCACCTGGATTTGGACTTCTTGCCGTGTCTCTTCCCGTGGCGGGTTTTCGACGCAGCCGTCCTCCTTCTCCTGCTGGCTTTGGCGCCAGGGCTTCTCTCTTTGGCCTTCCTCTCCAGACCCAGCAacgctctcccctctctcctctcactgAAGAGGGTCTGCCTCTTCTTAGACCTGGTGAACACCACTAAGATGGCTTTCTTCTGCTGAGGCCTGCCGTGCCTGTGCAAGCCCAGAAGCTGCAGGTCCAGCTCCCTCTCTGGGTTGTCCAGCATGGCCCTGAGCTCCAGGCAGAAGTGCTTCCCCTGGTTCAGGTGCTGCTGCTCTTTGAATATTTCCCACACGTCCAACACCTCCCACTTTGGCCTTTGGGAATCCTGCAAGTCCAGTGTTTTGGAGTCGAGCAGCTGCCGGTCGTTGCAGGAGAGGAGCTGGATGTCGACGGGCTCTGTTTCCGATATCCTGAAATTCCCAGACACTTTGGTGTATATCCTGAGCTCGGCTCCCAGCACCTCCGCCTTTTTGGAGAGCGTTGAGACGTCGAACAGATACTGCTGTCTCCTCAGAGGGGAGAGTGGGAGGTCATCTGTGGAAAGCATTAAAACAGCAGGGTCAAATGCATTCTCATGGGGATGATGTGCATACCACAGATATGTAGAATCTAACAGGAAAAAGACCATTATTGTCTGCACTGAATTAATATGGGAGAGAAAGTATGAATCATGCAATCAATCCTACCTGCATGAACAGACCTtacctatctctctctctctctctctctcacacacacacacacacgcgcacacacacacacacacacacacacacacacacacacacacgcacacgcacacacacacagcctacagtaaagcTCCATATACCTTGTCCACTGTCCACAAAACTTGCAATAGTGTTTGCAGCTTTAGAAGACCGAAAGAAACTGGCGTTGAGTCCCAGTCTTTCTGCCGTGGAGAAGGTCTTGTAAATAGACAGCATGTAGTCATGAGGCTCAATTAAGTCTTTAGATGTTGCTTTATTGTTTCTGTCGATGGATGGCGGAGCGTAAAAATCCTTGAAATACTTAGAAGCTTCTTGTCCATCAAAAATCCTTGACACCTTGCTGCTCTTCGGGGCAGCTGGAGGGAAAATAGCTAGAGTGTGAAAACAGGGGATTTCCCAAGCAAACAGCAGAGCCCCGCAGAGAAAGGCAAAGTGATAGAGATCCATCCTCTGGTCTCGTCCTGAATCAGAGCCGGAGCCTGAGCTGTGGCCGCGGGGACCACGGGCAAAGCCGGAGCTGAACTCTGCATCCACTCTGCAGCAAGTGGCTACTCCGCAAAGTGCGCACAGTTTCGGAGGACAGGCGGTGCAAAGTTAAAAAAGGGGGGCGAGAACACGCCCACATTGTACTGTTATCGTTTTAAGGCTAAATAGAGGGCGCAAATGAAGGCTGTAAAACTAATTGTTCCTCTGTCGGCCGTCACCTCCCTCCCGGGGAGGCAGATGTGCGCTGAAAGGACGCTCGTCAACTTCTGGTGCATTTTTGGACACCCATTTCTGCTTCTACGAAACCAAAATGGCTCTTAATTTGggatttttgtgtctaagttTTTTAGAAGTTTCTCTCTGTTCAACCCGGACTTTAAATATCACTGCAACTGCACCTCAGTGCAGCATGACTTTAGGATTTACCACGGAGTCTCCTGCCCTCTAGTGAAGCGCAAACATATCGCCCTGCTGCAAGAAAGGAAAtatgcagccaatcagcttccttcagcaccatggacagagtCTTCTCTCAGCATTAGAAAATATTACACTGATACAATAAAGATGTTGTATATCGATGAAGAATAGAATTTATTGAAAAGAGAATATAGTTTCAAAAAATCAATCAACAAAATGCAATCTTGTTACAGTCAGTctgttttaaaatagaaaacctATATGGATCTTACACTCAAAGTGTAATCATATCAAACAGACATTCACACATAATACAACACCAGAACGAAAACAATTAGATATTTTAACCCCATcccaatcatttaaaaaaatcttaataaAAATTGAccacaggaaaagaaaaaccacCCATGTGCGTAATATATTTAaggattagatttttttatttagcagatTTGTTCATGTTAAGGTATCCTTCATAAAATCCTCTTAACTTCACAGAACTATTTAACATATGAGGGTGCCATCTAAGAAGCAGGCCACAGCGTAGATGATGCTGACCAGACACAGACTGCCAGTAGACACGGTTGCGCTGGAGCTGAAGATGCTCCCATCGGTAGTGGGCTGTGGTTGGTTTGTGGACGCAGTGGATGGAGTCTGAGTGGATGGAGTCTGAGTACTTGAAGTGTTTCTGATGGAGAAGGCACGTGATTGGGCGCCCCACTCCTTCAGAGTGAAGAGCATGGTCAGGTCCTCACCTGCAGGGAGAGGATGAGTAATTAATGTGGTGGTTCATGTTGCATGTTTCTTGATTGTGTCCCAAGTTGATAAACTTCTGCAcccaagtttttctttttttttataaataatgtttggAATTTTCCTAAAATAAACCCAAGACTGCAGTCCTGACTAAATAGAGGGCGCAActtttttttgcttgaaaaataacTAAAGCTTTTAGCTCTATTTGCTGCAGAGCTCAATTTCCTCTCTGGTGAAATGCAGTTCTTTATGTCACACTACACACTTATTGTTCTGGATTATTCATACTATTTTGTTACATGTGCCAGTTGTATTAGCCTCTTTATGTTGTTTGTAATGTATTTATTGCTGTGACAATGTTTTAAAGCTCCCAATTGTAAGCATGATGAAGACATACCGCTGTTTTGAATGGACAGGTCGGTGAAGTTTGCCCAGCAGGTGCTGAACAGGATGGTGGTGTTTCCTTCCAGTCCGTCTACACTGTTACCACTGGAGTTCTTCAGGCTGGCTGTTACGGTGAGAGTTGTCACTCCCACAGAGACGCAGTTACCCTGCAGACAACAGCACAAGTCAGCGTTTACAGACAGAAGCTACTTCAACATACCGTTAAATCTTAGCTAAAATCCCATTAGTTAGGATCCCATTAATTCCACTTCTATTCTAAATGCAAACTGAGTTTTATGTTGGTAGTCAAGTTAGTTTGATCCAGAATAACATTTTTATGGTGACTTAAAGGAAATTACTTTGCTAATAAAAATGGTATCAAATTAGTTAAATTCTGTTcacatttaattaataaaagttTGTATAATGATAAGGTGAATATACAGTCTAATTTAGGCTAAAAAAGGTAGAGTAGGCATATTTTAAGGTGGTTCTAGATTAGCTAAAAATTAGCATTTTTTTGAGCAAGCACATAAAAGAAACAAGCACACAGCCTGAAGCAATGAGAATTAAAGACTTTGCACGCTAAATCAAATAGAACTGTCAGTACTGTACTCAGAAATCAAGATGAGAAAGATGAGCTCTCCGACGATAGAACATTGGGAACAGAAgactgtaagctttttcttcaaGCAACTCTcattatcagtcaaaaacaaccTCCAAAccaaattattttataataataattatagtaTTATTTTAGTAAACAAATTACATAAAATCAGGGAGATCATCAACAAAGGTCACCAGATGGAAATTTCCCACATCTTAGCGAGGTATCTGAAGGCACCACATCGTCccattgttgtttgtttacattgttcACTCACGGGGGAAGGCAACATTTTGCTACATGGTGACTacagggaagcaggaggattttctgttgtttctccgtcATATCGCACTCCGACAGTAGTCATAGTGTCTGGAATAGTCAAGCTGCAGGCTACTGgtaagctaatgttaccctgtgtctttatcTGCATGTTAACGTTACCAGCCGGTAAACTATGCTGTCTGCAGGGATTTCACTTCTCGAATGTTGTGGTTACCATGGGCCGAGTCGTTCTGTCGGTCATCTCTCCGTTTTTTATATGTTGTACACTTGAAATGTCACAGAAACATTCTGTTGTGAAGCTGGGTAGGCCACTGTTGTATGAGTCAGACCAGTTAACACAACATTAGGGCAGGGCAAAATAGACATCAGCTACTGCCATCAGGCGGACATCGGCCTATTCCAATGTCCAGCCGATgcatcggtgcatccctaataatAATATCCGATCCTGAGCTGCTATAAATCCCCGTTGATGTAATTTCTCTgatttagcagcagctgtgcgATGAGAACAACCTGTTTCCAGATGCATCATTGCCTTACCTGCTGATCCACAGCCATGAGACTAGGCTGCTGGTACAGAGGACCCACAAACTCTCCGGCTATCGGCTCCTCTATCAGCAGCAGATTGTACACCCTGGACATGTAGCTCACTGTAGGCTCCTCCCTCGTCACTTCTGCTGTGGCCTCCTGGGATTCAAAGTGAGAGATTTTTAGTGTAGAGCTTTTTACTCAGCAGATGTTGTTAAGATTAAGTCTTGACATTCACCTGATTCCAGCTGGGGTCAGATGATGGGGGGAGGAGGCCGGATGACGCCCATTGAAGAGACGTTGAAGCCGATGGACTGACTGAGGTTTCCGGAAACTGCTGCCTGACCCAGATCATCAGCGATGCTCTTCAACAACGTAAAGTCCTCCTCATCTGAGACAACAAAGGGAACACAGAGATGTACAAGAATCAGGATTTATGGGCCAATGTTCACAGATTAGACCTAAAAACAGTCTGTAAATACAATATAAGCTCAGAATGTATTGTACTCCCACTCACTGTTGGTGCTGTTGGTGGTTTGCTGGACTGGAGGTTTCTTGATCTCCACCTCCACTTTCAGGCCTGTAGATCTCTTCCTGCGCCGTGCACCTCCATCCCCCCGGATGATGTTAGTGATTCGGATCATATTTGGGGGAATGTTGAGAAACGCAGCAAGGTTCTGGATTAGACTTTCTGCCGAAGAACTGATCCTCAGTCATGGCGGGCAGCTCAAAGGAGATGAAGAGAAGCGGGGAAGTTCGGATCTCCACTGGCTGGGTGCCTCTTAGTACGACCTTCATCATCTTGTAGTCCCGGTCGAAGTAGTTGGTGCCCACAGTGGCGTTCAATTGGGGGACATATTGATCTGAAGGGATAAAAGAAAGATAAAGataggggcgcctgggtagctcgtCTGGTTGAGTGTACAAAGGCTCATTCCTTGCaacagcggccgcaggttcaattccgacctcCGCAGATTCGAATAAAGAGTTTATCCATGCATCAATAACAGATAGATAGAGTGAGTTTGCATGTTTATTAATATACATAGCCTATTTGTATAGTTATTTTCAAACAAACATTTGTAGTTTACACTAaaatagcctactgtatatgtagcctattttatataaatattctaTGTATGtgataaacaaatacaaatgtatgaCATCtgatatatatcacatatatcgCTTTTAATGACTGCTCCGAAGCAAAGATGTCTCATCAGGGATGTACACTTTGGGAATTTGGAAAGCACTTCTGTCTCGTCTCCCCTGTCTGTGCCAGTAAGAGAGTGGGCGTGGCCAATCTGCTTCCTCTCACCTGCCTGTTCAGTCAACCACCTGCTAGTCACCAGCATTGAATGCCACCTCACCCTGCTGCGATATTATACCTGAGGTGCTTCTCACTTCCcctatttgatagctcctcggttGAACCAGAAGTTGTTCTCGGCCTCCtttgtgaaggccgtctcaaagctcttattcctgccctgaggagcgagcatcgaggagagATCAacgaggagctatgagcgaggatacacgagagcagccttcccagaagctgtgcagctgaaagccattGCTAACtgcgcccatacagctgacaaattcatgtgacgcttcagaggaaaggatgtctcatccctttaaaaacacatttccttgttttctctctcctccatgaTTTCTGTGTCTCTCCCATGCTTCTTGGGTGGGACAGACTAAGACtcgaggaagggaagcaagtggagGAACTGGGGATGCAATTTGAGTGTGTTCTGTTCAGTTTTTAAGCACATGCCAAACAACAACAGCCTACATCCATCCCATTTTTAAATCCATAATATCaagggaatttttttttaatttttttttttatcattgatCATCAATCAAATGCATGaccaaaatgtttaaatgttcatGCCTTCTCCACACATGAGAATTGAGATTGATTACACCTACAGCAAAAACACACCCGACATAATAAGAGTAGAGTGTTTAATAGATTCTGAAGGCCCTAACCTGCTTGTGTAAAGCATTAGTACCTGCATAGATGGGCTTCTTCAGGGTGTAGTCAGTGTTGTCAGCGTTCCACTGAACGTTAGTTGGGGCAATTAGATTGTTGTTTACATACACATCCAACCGCTGCGGCTTGGAGTAGAAGACTGATACCATGACGCTCTGCACAtatcaaaaaacaaaaggtaTCTAAGTTAAAAAATCGTCACATTTAAAAGAACTCTACTACTTCGTAATAATATTGTACTGGAAATCTAATAAGGGAAGCTGTTAATGTTGTCGACTGTAATATTTAGTGTTCTCCTGGCTGTGCAATGACCTCAGATGGATCAGCGTTGAGCATCATGAGGCGAAGTTTCTGAGGGCTAGTACTGGTGAAGAAGACATCGTAGGAGCGACCGGTGGCCACAATGCTGTGGAAGAGAGACACTCTCTTCCGGCAGGTGTAGCCTGAACACCAACCGTGATCCTGAGGACCTGGATGCAGAGACAACTGAATTAAacactttctgttttctttttcaaattgattttctagtttttttggggttttattCATATCAGAACTACAGGATGCAACCAACCGTTGATCAGATCCAAAAAGCCGTCTCCGAGCACAGCGACGGGGGACAGACGTCTGGTCTCTGTGTCAGAGTCCAGACTCTCAATCGCCAGCATCCTGTAGTTCAGCCCGAAACACTTGTAGCTCTGCCAGGAACTCATGTACGTGCAGTCTTTCCTGATCACACCTAACACCGGGAACACATTGCAGAGTAAAGACGAcagagagtgacacacacacacacacacacacacacacacacacacacacacacacaggctacaattaccacagtttcccccactcatcctgtctctttctatcagggagagagagagagagagaaggatcaCCTTATGACCGGCGCGTAGAAATACGCGTTCAGTGTGAGAGGCCAGGCAACACGATCAGGCACTTATTTACGCTACGCGACACTTAGTGGGCGGTGTGCTCCCAGTGTGAGGCAAGAAGCAACACAGCATTTAGgaaaatttgttttattatttatgattTTCTGATATACCTGTCGCAGAGGGGTAACACAGGATAGCAAAGGTAGATGTTTAATAATTCTTCTTGACTCTTTGCAACGTCTTAAAACAAAAAGCATAAAACGTGCATACATAATGTATTAATTTAgctttattaattaattttttatttgcattgctTTTTTCCCTCCATTGATCTCGCTACCTTTGTGTGGAGCGATCTGGTTCACAGGGATGCGGCTGCCGTTGAGGAAAGTGAGCATGACTTTTGGGATGCGGTAGTCGCCCAGCCCTCTCCTGGGATCACCTCCCCACTCATACTCAGACTGAGGCACCACAGCTCCCACTGCACCCAGGAATGAACCGTCCAAGTCCTTCAACAAGGTCTTCTTCTTCGCGTCGCAGTCCATGTCCACACAGTCAGATGGGTTCACTTTACTAAAGCACAAATACATCAAGTTAGCAACATTATTTCACCATGCATAAAACAGCAGAAAGTTGTAATCTAAGTCTTATACCGGTTGTTTTAAGTTCGAAAATTTTGTAAATTTGTACATGTCAAAATACACTTGTATTGTCAAGTTTAAATCCTACAGTACATTTAAGC
Above is a window of Sander vitreus isolate 19-12246 chromosome 14, sanVit1, whole genome shotgun sequence DNA encoding:
- the gdf6b gene encoding growth/differentiation factor 6-B yields the protein MDLYHFAFLCGALLFAWEIPCFHTLAIFPPAAPKSSKVSRIFDGQEASKYFKDFYAPPSIDRNNKATSKDLIEPHDYMLSIYKTFSTAERLGLNASFFRSSKAANTIASFVDSGQDDLPLSPLRRQQYLFDVSTLSKKAEVLGAELRIYTKVSGNFRISETEPVDIQLLSCNDRQLLDSKTLDLQDSQRPKWEVLDVWEIFKEQQHLNQGKHFCLELRAMLDNPERELDLQLLGLHRHGRPQQKKAILVVFTRSKKRQTLFSERREGRALLGLERKAKERSPGAKASRRRRTAASKTRHGKRHGKKSKSRCSKKPLHVNFRDLGWDDWIIAPLDYEAYHCEGVCDFPLRSHLEPTNHAIIQTLMNSMNPSNMPPSCCAPSKLSPISILYIDSGNNVVYKQYEDMVVESCGCR